TGGCCACCCGTGTCCACAGGTCCCATGTGTGCCGTGTCCTCTCAAAGAACTGCAGCAGAACTGAGATGAAATCAGAAACACATCCAGTTCTCAGGCTGGCCCCTCCATTTGGGTGGTATAGAGAGGGGTGCGGACAACAGGACCTGCCCTGGGAACAGAGAGGAAATAGGTCTGGCTGACCTCCCAGAGCTACATGGCTGCCCCTGGGCTTGTCCCACGTGCAGGAGTCCAAGGCCCAGGACTAAAGCCAGGCAGGGACCAAGGGACTGACACGAATGTGAAGGAGCCCTCTCTCACGGGCAGAGTGCTGATGCCAGGGCAGCATCACCTTGGGGACTGCTCGGCCCAGGTATGAGGGGGTGGATGGTGGCCCCCAGCAGGAGGGCCTGACAGACAAGCACTGACCTGTGGGGCACTTACGGCTCCAAGAGACCAGGTGAATACTGAGTTCATTGCTAGCCTGAAAACAGAAGCGAACGAATCTACAATACAAACACCAGGGCGGGATGAGTGCCCAGACCCCGAAAAAAGTGCCCACAACCTGGCACAGAAAGGACACATGGCTCAGCAGAGAGATGAGCAACATgcatttcagagaagaaaacacaTCGGCCAAGGAGGACATGAGGAAAACCGAGAATCTAGGTCGAGCCTGTCCCAGGTCAGGGTCAGTGTTGCCTGTAAACGCACAGCAGGAGGAAAGTGGAACCCTCACCAAGCCTCAGAGAcccaggtggggtgggaggcagcacTCCCCGTGGCTCAGTCCTCACATGTGGGCATGTGAGGAGAGCTGGGGCCAGCAGCAGGGAAGGGACAGGTGTGGAGAAACGCCACGGAGCAGGGCCTCACAGCTGCCCCCATCAGCAGCCACACTTCATAGGTGTCCAGTTCACTGGGCAAGGTCTAGTTCAAAACCAGGATTCGGGAGGATCAGCAGGATCCCACCCACCATTCACAGGACCCTCCCTAACAATCTGAAACCACTACCAGGAGGTTCTGGGGTTTCTGGAGGCAGCTGGTAACCACTTTCAGGGCGAGGAGCAGGGCACCAGCATGAGGGAGGTGGATGTGGTGATCACTCAGGTACCTGCAGTGCTGAGGCCTCAAATCCAGGAGGCAGCCTCTGCCCCTCAACTCGTGGCTGGCAGGCTTCTGTGAGGAGAGAGCAGGCTGCACACTGGAAGAGAAAGCACTGCTCCAACTCAACATTCCCATGGCAGCAGTTGTGTGGGTGCCCGGCTAATGGGAACCAGGTAGACACCAACCATACCTTCCTGGGACTTGGCGACGCTCAGGGGTCCAGACTCGTGCCCAGCAGCCACAGCCTgggaagaagaagggggcaaAGGTGGGCAGCAGGAAGATGTAGGGCGCCCAAAAACTCCCAGATGAGAGCGGCTGACACTCGGGCAGACAGAGAAAGGAATGTTACAGTCATGCCTGGAAGGAGGACAATTGGTTGTCAGGACAAGAGGAGCCAGTAGTCAGTCAAGGGGCAGAACTGCATGAGAAAGTGTGGGGTCCCGGATGAGCTCTGCACAGAGTGTAGGACCAGCACAGCCACCCAGAGTGCTgggtgaggaggaaggagacCTCAGATCACCGGAAGTCCCCCAGGGCACCATGGACGGGTTGAAGCTTAAACAGGAGAGGGCTCAGCTGCACTTTCAACCCGGGACTGACAAGGATAGATGTGTGTGCTCTGTGACACAGAACCGATAGTGTGTGCAACTCCAGCTGGAGGAGGAGAGACAGCAGGGGTCCAGGAGAgtgcgggggcgggggtgaggggtgggggttaGGCTGACAGAACTGGCCCCAGGCCGTGAAGCCTGAACTCAGCTAGTAGCAGTGGGGACAGGAAGAGGATCCTTTACTCTGATCAGGCACCTGGGAGGCTGGGGCACAGCAGGGAGAGCGGCGGTCAGGAGCAGAGTCAGGGGGCTGCCCTGGGTGGGCTGAGCCCTCAGACAAGAGGAAGAGGACAGGAAACTGTTTTGAAAGCGAAGCTTCTTTTCTATGGGACATCTCAGGTCCCAGGGGCAGCAGGAAACTGAGGATTTTCCTTCGCATCTGCAAAAAGACAGACTGTTGCTCAGCACTGGGCCAGCAGCCCCAGGGTCACTTGGAGGGGAGCCAGCCTGGGCTTTCAACCCAGAGTTGGGGAATTCCGCCCATAGGCTGCGCCTCTTCCCGCTTCCCTGGCCCCTGGGGTCCACCCTGAAGCTCGGATGCAGTCGCTGAGGACACTGGGTCGCGGTCACTTTGACTCTCGCCGAATCTCGCGGACTGGACGCTTATGGTACGGACTCAAAAGGGCACAGTCTGGGCTCCGCCATGGAGCTGGACAAGCCCAACCTCCGTGGGCTCCCCAGGCCCACAGCTCCATTACTGTACGCCCTGCTCCGCTCTCCCGGTGGCTCCACCCCGCTCCGCTCcgcctcgccccgccccgcctTGTTCTCCAGAAGCGCCTCCTTCTCCAGAAGCGCCTCCTCACCCAGGTGAGGAGGAGCTTCAGCCCCAGactcctctccctgctcctcccatctcccctcctcTTTTCCGCCCGACCGCTCACTTCCTGGTCCTCCCTCGGGTCCCGCTCCAGGCCGCAAGTCTCGAGGCTCCTCTCGGCCTGACCTTCCAGGCACCTCAGAGCGTGGCGGCTCCTATTCCGTCTCCTAGCAGACAAGGCCAGCGAGGGAAAGCGCCTTTGTTCGTACGTGCGTGTCTACGTAACTGCGTGCTTACGTGAGTACGGAAGCCATACACACCGGAAATCAGGGGCTTCAGTGTTTGTTGGCGCGACGGGACTAAGGCCAACTGGCGCCGTCCCCTGACAGCGGTCCTGGTGGCGGACTACTGTCCTGCCTGGTGGCCGCTGCCCGGCCATCCCAAAAAAGCGCCCGCGACTCGCTCTACTTGCAGGAAGGTGGGACCTGCCTCGTGTGCAGACGGTACCTCCGGGCGGGGGTTTCCAGACTCTGGGACCAGGAGCCCCTGCCAGGGGGCCGAACCAGACCTTCCGGTCCCCTCCACGGCCACAGTCCCCGCCTGCTTTCCTTCCACGTACGTGTCCTGGCGATGCCCCGGGACTCATGCGAAGATGCCAGCAGacctgccctccagcctcctgcTCCTCCCCCCGGACTGTGACCTCACAcgagcccccccaccccgccccctgtgAGCTCCCCACACCGGGCCCTGACCTGAATAGCTCAGCTGCTTGTACGCGTTCCCCTCCTGGTGGGGCCCAACCAGGAGTCCATGTAGGGCGGCCGACTGACTGTGCCGGCCTCCGGATCCTTCCAGAGTGGCAGTGTTAGGGGAGGAATCATTTTCTCTTCGTAGTTGCCCCAGTCTCCTGAGCTGTAAATCACCGTCACTGCTGGGGGATGGATTTCTGTGCTGACCCTTGAGGCACTGTGGGGTCCCTGTCCCAGTCACATGACAGGCCAGCTGCTGTGATGAGCAGAACGTACCCTGAGGGAACCTGCATGTGTGTTTCTCATCAGTTGGGCCTTCCTGGATCCCTGTGGTCTGAGGCCCCTGCCAAGGAGAAGAACATAGTGGCTTGTTGTCCAACATTGCTGTCTTCTCACTGGTGATTTTTTCCCTGTTCCTCTGGTCCTTGCGCAGGTGAAGACACACAGACAAGCAGGCGGAAGAGTGTTTTCACCTCTGGCCACCAAGCGGGCACCCTTTGCGTCGAGTGGTGGGAAAGCTTGAGCCCCTTCTTGCTCAGGGATTCCACCCACACAGATGAGATTCAGAGGTGCCCAGGAGGAAGGGGGTGGGTTGGCTGAGACACTGAGTGGCGGAAACTGGGCAAGCCTGGGATCCAATCACATACCCCAGTACAAGACATAGCAATGGCCATGCCCCAGgggccagccaggctccctggTAACCAAGCCAGACCCAGTGAAGAGGGTGACCCTCTGTCACCCAGCACGTCAACAGAAGTTCAGCGGGATGATGATGCTCAGCGCTAGCCAATGGGTGAGGACATGGCACCCTTGCCTGTGGTTGGTGAAGTGGACACAGGGGAGCCTTTGTGAAAGACCATTTGCTAGTGTGTGTCAGCACTTCAGGTGTGTGCCCTGTTCCCTGGGCCACCTCCTGCATGACTCTTCAGTCAGTGTGTGGTCATGTTGAGTGGCTGTATTGGCAGAATGAGTTTTCCCTACCCTTCCGTCAGGAGGGAAGCATCAGTAACTTGTGGGACCCCCAACACTGGGAGGTGTAAACAGACACCATATAAGGGTGAAAACAAACGCATGAAAATAGATGTGCAGACGTGGAGGAGTGTGCCCAAGGTGCTGGGAGTGGAGAAGCCATCCCCCTTGCCTCTGCGGAGAGATTCCAGACAACTGACCCTCTGGCTTAATTTGCTGGCAGTTATGTTAGGGTCACACAGGCCGGCTGGCTCAAATACGAACCGTGTTGGTTCAGGAGGCCAGCAGCCGAGGTCGAGGTGTCAGCGGAGGTTGGCTCTTGTGAGGGCTGTAGAGAGAGTCTGTCCCATCCACCCCCTCACTTCTGGGCATTGCTGGCCATGGTGGGTGTGTCTGGCCTTGAAGATCTCCGCCTTCCTCTTCACCCCAGTTCTCCTGTGTGCCTGTCTGCCTCTAAATGTGCCCTTTGTATGGGGACAGCCATCCTGTTAGAGGAGGGTCCATCCTAATGAGCTCACTTGACCTCCATCAGCTCTGTGAAGACCTTTCCTTTGTCTGTAAGGTCCTGCCAAGGTACTTGGGATTGGGACTCCAGCACCTGAATTTGAGGGGACACAATGTGACACCTCACACCCTACAAA
This genomic interval from Bos indicus x Bos taurus breed Angus x Brahman F1 hybrid chromosome X, Bos_hybrid_MaternalHap_v2.0, whole genome shotgun sequence contains the following:
- the LOC113886838 gene encoding vegetative cell wall protein gp1-like isoform X2 is translated as MVRTQKGTVWAPPWSWTSPTSVGSPGPQLHYCTPCSALPVAPPRSAPPRPAPPCSPEAPPSPEAPPHPGEEELQPQTPLPAPPISPPLFRPTAHFLVLPRVPLQAASLEAPLGLTFQAPQSVAAPIPSPSRQGQRGKAPLFVRACLRNCVLT